A portion of the Micromonospora tarapacensis genome contains these proteins:
- a CDS encoding DUF839 domain-containing protein, translating into MGEPRARRGRLGRLPRAQRDPGRPTYAIARNELNDSEFCEPTFTADGRMLFVNMQEPGLTLAVTGPWERYLG; encoded by the coding sequence GTGGGGGAGCCTCGTGCTCGCCGAGGACGGCTCGGGCGCCTCCCACGTGCTCAGCGCGATCCCGGGCGACCCACGTACGCGATCGCCCGCAACGAGCTCAACGACTCGGAGTTCTGCGAGCCGACCTTCACCGCCGACGGCAGGATGCTCTTCGTCAACATGCAGGAGCCCGGCCTCACGCTGGCCGTCACCGGCCCCTGGGAGAGGTACCTGGGGTGA
- a CDS encoding YciI family protein: MKYAMMIFGDDREWNALSPADEQDAMKQVYEWFERWQPTGKIADGGAELQPRETAKTVRAGVNGRPVVTDGPYLELKEVIGAIVVLECDDIDEATRIAATWPLAPAMSALEVRPVMSRE; this comes from the coding sequence GTGAAGTACGCAATGATGATCTTCGGCGACGACCGCGAGTGGAACGCGCTGTCCCCCGCCGACGAGCAGGACGCGATGAAGCAGGTCTACGAGTGGTTCGAACGGTGGCAGCCGACCGGCAAGATCGCCGACGGCGGCGCGGAGCTACAGCCCCGGGAGACGGCAAAGACAGTTCGCGCCGGCGTGAACGGCCGGCCGGTGGTCACCGACGGGCCGTACCTGGAACTCAAGGAGGTCATCGGCGCGATCGTGGTGCTGGAGTGCGATGACATCGACGAGGCCACCCGGATCGCGGCCACCTGGCCACTCGCCCCGGCGATGAGCGCGCTGGAGGTCCGTCCGGTGATGAGCCGCGAGTAG
- a CDS encoding helix-turn-helix domain-containing protein, with protein MVRQPLTAEQIAAGQRLGAALRVARAGRSLVEVALAAGISPETLRKIEAGRLPAPAFGTVVCLSQALDYPLGDLADVWLAAMPIRQAS; from the coding sequence ATGGTTCGCCAACCACTCACCGCCGAACAGATCGCTGCGGGCCAGCGCCTCGGAGCCGCCCTCCGGGTCGCGCGGGCCGGCCGAAGCCTCGTCGAGGTGGCCCTCGCGGCCGGCATCTCCCCCGAGACGCTGCGCAAGATCGAGGCGGGCCGGCTTCCCGCCCCGGCGTTCGGCACTGTGGTCTGCCTCAGCCAGGCCCTCGACTACCCCCTCGGAGACCTGGCCGACGTGTGGCTGGCCGCCATGCCCATCCGCCAGGCGTCCTAG
- a CDS encoding aromatic amino acid ammonia-lyase yields MTTEVDLAAPLRIADLSAARDPVKVVVGTEVRDRVTTARIFLSEVLGDDRAVYGSTTGFGALVGYAGRADLRDQADNTLAHLGAGHGPDLAPEVVRATMLIRAWSLARGASGVSPHVIDALAAMLATTFVPAVPRLGSVGASGDLIPLGAAAQALRGRGHAYLDGVRLPAAEALRRAGLEPLPLDGRDALALVNGTSLTTAATALALNAVRASHRAVQVLTCLLADLLGSDPQFLDARLLRAYGHPGAIDVAAQMRRISVGLVPSGSRPLQEPYSIRCAPQLLGAAEDALRYVDAVVRADLGSVSDNPLFFPDEDLVVHGGNFFGQPAAFAADLLSMVVAQVGNLAERQLDLLVDPNRNGGLPPMLAAGPGQQHGLQGVQLASTALITEIRRDAMPASMQSLPTNLHNQDVIPLGTQAALRALDQARLLHLIVGSLAVGLRQAAYVGARTPTAAGCAEVLAALAAAVPPVDPDRPLESDVRRAADVVERLETSLTPLSQGGHRDA; encoded by the coding sequence ATGACGACAGAGGTAGACCTCGCGGCACCGCTGCGGATCGCCGACCTGAGCGCCGCCCGGGACCCGGTCAAGGTCGTGGTCGGGACGGAGGTCCGCGATCGGGTCACGACCGCCCGCATCTTCCTGTCCGAGGTGCTCGGCGACGACCGTGCGGTGTACGGCAGCACCACCGGCTTCGGTGCCCTGGTGGGGTACGCGGGTCGTGCCGACCTGCGCGACCAGGCCGACAACACGCTCGCGCACCTCGGTGCGGGCCACGGCCCGGACCTCGCTCCGGAGGTCGTCCGCGCCACCATGCTGATCCGGGCCTGGTCCCTGGCCCGCGGTGCGTCAGGAGTGTCCCCGCACGTCATCGACGCTCTCGCGGCGATGCTCGCGACCACGTTCGTGCCGGCGGTGCCACGGCTGGGTTCGGTCGGGGCCAGCGGCGACCTGATCCCGCTGGGCGCGGCGGCCCAGGCGTTACGGGGCCGCGGGCACGCCTATCTGGACGGGGTACGTCTGCCCGCGGCCGAGGCGCTGCGACGGGCTGGTCTCGAACCGCTGCCGCTGGACGGTCGGGACGCCCTCGCGCTGGTCAATGGCACGTCACTGACCACTGCGGCGACCGCGCTCGCGCTGAACGCGGTACGCGCGTCGCACCGGGCGGTCCAGGTGCTCACCTGCCTGCTCGCCGACCTGCTCGGCAGTGACCCGCAGTTCCTCGACGCCCGGCTGCTGCGCGCGTACGGCCATCCGGGTGCGATCGACGTGGCCGCGCAGATGCGACGGATCAGCGTCGGGCTCGTTCCGTCCGGCAGTCGCCCGTTGCAGGAGCCGTACAGCATCCGGTGCGCACCGCAACTGCTCGGCGCGGCAGAGGACGCGCTGCGCTACGTCGACGCCGTCGTCCGCGCCGACCTGGGCAGCGTCAGCGACAACCCGTTGTTCTTTCCCGACGAGGATCTCGTCGTGCACGGCGGCAACTTCTTCGGCCAGCCCGCCGCGTTCGCCGCCGACCTGCTGTCGATGGTCGTGGCGCAGGTCGGCAACCTCGCCGAACGCCAGCTCGACCTGCTCGTCGACCCGAACCGTAACGGCGGCCTGCCGCCGATGCTGGCCGCCGGCCCGGGACAGCAGCACGGGTTGCAGGGCGTGCAACTGGCGTCGACCGCGCTGATCACCGAGATCCGCCGGGACGCGATGCCCGCGAGCATGCAGAGCCTGCCGACCAACCTGCACAACCAGGATGTCATCCCGCTCGGCACCCAGGCCGCCCTGCGGGCGCTGGACCAGGCCCGGCTGCTGCACCTCATCGTCGGGTCACTCGCGGTGGGGCTGCGCCAGGCCGCGTACGTCGGCGCGCGTACGCCGACCGCGGCCGGATGCGCCGAGGTGCTGGCGGCGCTTGCCGCGGCCGTACCTCCGGTCGACCCGGACCGGCCGTTGGAGAGCGACGTACGGCGCGCCGCCGACGTCGTCGAAAGGCTTGAGACCTCGCTGACTCCTCTTTCCCAAGGTGGCCACCGTGACGCTTGA
- the map gene encoding type I methionyl aminopeptidase, with the protein MIEFKSAEEIGQMAVAGRFVGELLAELSGVAAVGVNLLDLEHHARRRITERGAESCYWDYAPSFGRGPFRNVLCLSVNDAVLHGLPHDYVLRDGDLLSIDMAAGIDGWVADSALSVIVGTPDPADLRLIEATEVALEAGIAAAQPDGRLGDISAAIGEVARSYGYGVNAEFGGHGIGRTMHEAPHVANNGRPRRGMKLHPGLTIAIEPWFCRSTDKITFDNDGWTIRSADGSRTAHSEHTIAVTASGPQVLTRRPTRGAASADPTRKPATAS; encoded by the coding sequence ATGATCGAGTTCAAGTCCGCCGAGGAAATCGGCCAGATGGCGGTGGCCGGCCGCTTCGTCGGCGAGTTGCTCGCCGAGCTGAGCGGTGTCGCCGCAGTCGGCGTCAACCTGCTGGACCTCGAACACCACGCCCGCCGCCGGATCACCGAACGCGGCGCCGAATCCTGCTACTGGGACTACGCCCCCTCGTTCGGCCGCGGCCCGTTCCGCAACGTGCTGTGCCTGTCGGTCAACGACGCGGTGCTGCACGGCCTGCCGCACGACTATGTCCTGCGCGACGGTGACCTGCTCAGCATCGACATGGCGGCGGGCATCGACGGCTGGGTCGCCGATTCCGCGCTCTCCGTCATCGTCGGCACTCCCGACCCGGCCGACCTGAGGCTGATCGAGGCCACCGAGGTCGCGCTGGAGGCCGGCATCGCCGCCGCCCAGCCCGACGGCCGCCTCGGCGACATCTCCGCCGCGATCGGCGAGGTCGCCCGCTCCTACGGCTACGGCGTCAACGCCGAGTTCGGCGGCCACGGCATCGGCCGCACCATGCACGAGGCCCCGCACGTCGCCAACAACGGCCGCCCCCGCCGCGGCATGAAACTCCACCCCGGTCTCACCATCGCCATCGAGCCCTGGTTCTGCCGCTCCACCGACAAGATCACGTTCGACAACGACGGCTGGACGATCCGCTCCGCCGACGGTTCCCGCACCGCCCACTCCGAACACACCATCGCCGTCACCGCTTCCGGCCCCCAGGTCCTGACCCGCCGCCCCACCCGCGGTGCCGCCTCGGCCGACCCCACCAGGAAACCCGCCACGGCCTCCTGA
- a CDS encoding SAM-dependent methyltransferase, translating to MASQEVAPSGVDMSVPSVARVYDFMLGGKDNFAVDRVVADHALRITPDGPQAAQANRAFLRRVVRFLVAEQGIEQFLDLGSGLPTQGNVHQVATRHAAQARVIYVDNDPIVLAHGRALLADAGSATVIQADVRSPEAILEHPQARRFLDFDRPIGLLLFAILHHLRDDEDPKAVAAKLIEALPSGSYVAISHFRDPGERHPDASLKAREVEHIFNQSLGTGRWRTDEEILSFVDGLEVLDPGLVPLAEWRPEPGEAAPSQSDTYHTFVGLVARKR from the coding sequence GTGGCGAGTCAAGAGGTGGCACCGTCCGGGGTCGACATGAGCGTGCCGAGTGTCGCCCGGGTCTACGACTTCATGCTCGGCGGCAAGGACAACTTCGCGGTGGACCGCGTTGTCGCCGACCACGCGCTCAGGATCACACCGGATGGCCCGCAGGCCGCCCAGGCGAACCGGGCCTTCCTGCGGCGGGTGGTCCGTTTCCTCGTCGCCGAGCAGGGCATCGAGCAGTTCCTCGATCTCGGTTCGGGTCTGCCCACCCAGGGTAATGTGCACCAGGTGGCCACCCGGCACGCCGCGCAGGCGCGGGTGATCTATGTCGACAACGACCCGATCGTGCTGGCACACGGGCGGGCGCTGCTGGCCGACGCCGGATCCGCAACGGTGATCCAGGCCGACGTCCGATCGCCGGAGGCGATCCTGGAACATCCGCAGGCGCGCCGGTTTCTGGACTTCGACCGCCCGATCGGGCTGCTGCTCTTCGCGATCCTGCATCACCTCAGGGACGACGAGGACCCGAAGGCGGTGGCGGCGAAGCTGATCGAGGCCCTTCCGTCCGGCAGCTACGTGGCGATCTCACACTTCCGCGATCCGGGCGAGCGGCACCCGGATGCCTCCCTCAAGGCGCGCGAGGTCGAACACATCTTCAACCAGTCGCTCGGCACCGGCCGCTGGCGTACCGATGAGGAGATCCTCTCCTTCGTCGATGGGCTGGAGGTGCTCGATCCGGGGCTGGTGCCGCTGGCCGAGTGGCGGCCGGAGCCGGGTGAGGCCGCACCGAGTCAGAGCGACACCTACCACACCTTCGTCGGGCTCGTCGCCCGCAAGCGGTGA
- a CDS encoding NAD(P)-binding domain-containing protein, protein MTLDYLIIGAGPAGLQLAALLERDGRDYLALEAGPAPGTFFSTYPRHRQLISINKIWTGSDDPEFNLRGDWNSLLTDDPALLFKNYSQRYFPDAADLVRYLADFARGLRIKYDTRATRVARDGELFTVSTDGGTITARRVVVATGLSELYVPPIEGAALAERYDTVSVDPNDFTNQRVLIIGKGNSAFETADALIETAAVIHVAGPRSVKLAWQSHYVGHLRAVNNNFLDTYQLKSQNAVLDGTVERIAHRDGGGYRVDFRYARTVESIRQLDYDRIILCTGFRFDASVFDPSARPRLVINDRFPEQTSAYESVNVPGLYFAGTLTQQRDFKRSTSGFIHGFRYGVRALHRILNLRHHDRPWPSTALDGTPEAITDAIIARINRTSALWQQFAVLGDVVTIAGDTARYFEEVPIDYLNDGGLGPEPFAFVITLEYGPDHDQVDPFDVTVVRIAENDVERAPDASYLHPVVRVHRGGRVVAVHHLAENLENDWNLPAVHHQPLALFIKGVLSDAA, encoded by the coding sequence ATGACGCTCGACTACCTGATCATCGGAGCCGGGCCGGCCGGGCTCCAACTCGCCGCCCTGCTGGAGCGCGACGGCCGCGACTATCTGGCCCTGGAGGCGGGGCCGGCGCCGGGCACGTTCTTCAGCACCTATCCGCGGCACCGGCAACTGATCTCGATCAACAAGATCTGGACCGGTTCCGACGATCCGGAGTTCAACCTGCGCGGGGACTGGAACTCCCTGCTCACCGACGACCCGGCACTGCTGTTCAAGAACTACAGTCAGCGCTACTTCCCGGACGCGGCCGACCTGGTGCGGTACCTCGCCGACTTCGCCCGTGGCCTGCGGATCAAATACGACACCAGGGCCACCCGGGTAGCGCGGGACGGCGAACTGTTCACCGTCTCCACCGACGGCGGCACCATCACCGCCCGCCGCGTCGTCGTCGCCACCGGCCTCTCCGAGTTGTACGTCCCACCGATCGAGGGCGCTGCGCTCGCCGAGCGGTACGACACCGTCAGCGTGGACCCAAACGACTTCACCAACCAACGCGTGCTCATCATCGGCAAGGGCAACTCGGCCTTCGAGACCGCCGACGCGCTCATCGAGACCGCCGCGGTGATCCACGTCGCCGGCCCGCGCTCGGTCAAGCTGGCATGGCAGTCGCACTACGTCGGGCACCTGCGCGCGGTGAACAACAACTTCCTCGACACCTACCAGCTCAAGTCGCAGAACGCGGTGCTCGACGGCACCGTCGAACGGATCGCCCACCGGGACGGCGGCGGCTACCGGGTCGACTTCCGGTATGCCCGGACCGTCGAGTCGATCCGGCAGCTCGACTACGACCGGATCATCCTCTGCACCGGCTTCCGGTTCGACGCGAGCGTCTTCGACCCGTCAGCCCGGCCGAGACTGGTCATCAACGACCGCTTCCCCGAGCAGACCTCGGCGTACGAGTCGGTGAACGTCCCCGGCCTGTACTTCGCCGGCACGCTCACCCAGCAGCGCGACTTCAAGCGCTCGACCAGCGGGTTCATCCACGGCTTCCGGTACGGCGTGCGCGCCCTGCACCGGATCCTCAACCTCCGCCACCACGACCGCCCGTGGCCCAGCACCGCGCTCGACGGCACCCCGGAGGCGATCACCGACGCGATCATCGCCCGGATCAACCGGACCTCCGCACTGTGGCAACAGTTCGCCGTCCTCGGCGACGTCGTCACCATCGCCGGCGACACCGCTCGCTACTTCGAGGAGGTGCCGATCGACTACCTGAACGACGGCGGCCTGGGTCCCGAGCCGTTCGCCTTCGTGATCACGCTGGAGTACGGACCGGACCACGACCAGGTCGATCCCTTCGACGTGACGGTCGTCCGGATCGCCGAGAACGACGTCGAGCGGGCACCCGATGCCAGCTACCTGCACCCGGTCGTGCGGGTCCACCGGGGTGGCCGGGTCGTCGCCGTGCACCACCTGGCGGAGAACCTGGAGAACGACTGGAACCTCCCCGCCGTGCACCACCAGCCACTCGCGCTGTTCATCAAGGGAGTCCTGTCCGATGCCGCCTGA
- a CDS encoding RNA polymerase sigma factor yields the protein MAQRLARAKRQLRERGIRFEVPQPHEYADRLPAVLAVIYLVFNEGYLSGGRCAERRELAREGVELARQLAALLPREPEAAGLCALLELHHARAAARFDAWGRIVLLEQQDRRLWDRTAIERAARRLRAAVRQGRPGPYQLQAGIAALHALAPSYAATNWADVRALYDRLHALDPSPVVLLNRAVATRFAVGPAPALDEVDALGDRLAGYHLWHAARADLLGTLGRPAEALTAAERALELATNPAERELMTDRVGALRRRL from the coding sequence ATGGCGCAGCGGCTCGCCCGGGCCAAGCGCCAGCTTCGGGAGCGCGGCATTCGTTTCGAGGTGCCACAACCGCATGAGTACGCCGACCGGCTACCGGCCGTGCTCGCGGTGATCTACCTGGTGTTCAACGAGGGGTATCTGTCCGGTGGCCGCTGCGCCGAGCGGCGCGAGCTGGCCCGCGAGGGAGTCGAGTTGGCACGCCAACTCGCGGCGCTGCTGCCCCGTGAGCCGGAGGCCGCCGGCCTGTGCGCGCTGCTGGAGCTGCACCACGCCCGCGCCGCCGCGCGGTTCGACGCGTGGGGCCGCATCGTGCTGCTCGAACAGCAGGACCGGCGGCTGTGGGACAGGACGGCGATCGAACGGGCAGCGCGGCGGCTACGGGCGGCGGTCCGTCAGGGCCGGCCGGGGCCGTACCAGTTGCAGGCAGGCATCGCCGCGCTACATGCCCTGGCCCCCTCGTACGCGGCCACCAACTGGGCCGATGTGCGGGCGCTGTACGACCGGCTGCACGCGTTGGACCCGTCGCCGGTGGTGCTACTGAACCGGGCGGTGGCCACGCGGTTCGCGGTGGGGCCGGCCCCGGCGCTGGACGAGGTCGACGCGCTCGGGGACCGGCTCGCCGGTTACCACCTGTGGCACGCCGCGCGGGCCGACCTGCTGGGCACCCTCGGCCGTCCGGCCGAGGCGCTGACGGCGGCGGAGCGGGCTCTGGAGCTGGCGACGAACCCGGCCGAGCGAGAGCTGATGACCGATCGGGTGGGTGCGTTGAGGCGCCGGCTGTGA
- a CDS encoding sigma factor, producing MDDVAELLDRIWRTDAAGLLGALSRRLGDFDRAEEALSDALTEALKRWPDEGVPESPTGWLVTTGWRRALDRLRRDAVGREKVAQVAAAPPRNRASTTGWPRFSRAATPTSPSRPGAR from the coding sequence GTGGACGACGTGGCGGAACTGTTGGACCGGATCTGGCGGACGGACGCGGCCGGCCTGCTCGGCGCGCTCAGCCGGCGGCTCGGCGACTTCGACCGCGCCGAGGAGGCGCTGTCGGACGCGCTGACCGAGGCGCTCAAGCGCTGGCCCGACGAGGGGGTGCCGGAGAGCCCCACCGGTTGGCTGGTCACCACGGGCTGGCGCAGGGCGTTGGACCGGCTGCGCCGCGACGCCGTCGGCCGCGAGAAGGTGGCACAGGTGGCCGCGGCGCCGCCCCGCAACCGGGCGTCGACGACCGGCTGGCCACGATTTTCGCGTGCTGCCACCCCGACCTCGCCGAGCCGGCCCGGTGCGCGCTGA